A genomic window from Malassezia vespertilionis chromosome 6, complete sequence includes:
- the UBP6 gene encoding ubiquitinyl hydrolase 1 (COG:O; EggNog:ENOG503NUIQ; BUSCO:EOG09263BGW; MEROPS:MER0004316) translates to MSSRVPIKVKHNGQTYDIDIDADADGAAFKQCVFEKTHVPVERQKVMVKGGLLKDDTPLSKLAIRAGQQFMVLGAAGDLPKAPAKPVHFLEDMKEDELAEATHNKVGLTNLGNTCYLNSTLQVLRCIPELHDALTAYAGSIGAQDGDAKLTASLRDLFRDLAKAQRPFPPLLFVTMLRNVAPQFAEMAEGGGYAQQDAEEVWIRIVNALGTYLAGPDGKDRFVPRFLTGHMATTRSLAETAEEERSVSEEPFLMLQCNISSSTNDMSAGILDTLTQKIEKHSTQLGRTAVYNEQSRIARLPMYLAVHFVRFYWRRDINKKTKIMRKVKFPVELDASVFATDELKERMLPASRAYRATAKEREERARVRKRAKTHTAGPTDESAPFTARQDGNVPSDKEEEALRAKELQEIEQAIDPDLRADTGCNATGLYELAGIVTHKGAAADAGHYISWVRKDDGKTQQVPSNAWYKFDDENASIVDTEKIQSLYGGGEDSVAYILLYRAKTMGGASEGH, encoded by the exons ATGAGCAGCCGCGTCCCTATCAAGGTGAAGCACAATGGCCAgacg TACGATATCGATATCGATGCCGATGCAGACGGTGCCGCATTCAAGCAGTGTGTATTTGAAAAGACGCACGTGCCTGTGGAGCGCCAAAAAGTGATGGTCAAAGGCGGGCTGTTGAAAGACGACACGCCATTGAGCAAGCTTGCGATCCGTGCGGGACAGCAGTTTATGGTGCTCGGTGCAGCAGGCGATCTTCCCAAGGCTCCTGCCAAACCTGTGCACTTCCTGGAGGACATGAAGGAGGACGAACTCGCGGAAGCG ACGCACAACAAGGTGGGGCTCACCAACCTTGGGAATACGTGCTATTTGAACTCGACCCTGCAAGTCCTGCGGTGCATCCCGgagctgcacgacgcgctcaCGGCCTATGCCGGGagcatcggcgcgcaggACGGCGACGCAAAACTCACTGCATCCTTGCGCGACTTGTTCCGCGACttggccaaggcgcagcgtcctTTTCCTCCGCTCCTTTTTGTAaccatgctgcgcaatgtcgcgccgcagttTGCCGAGATGGCCGAAGGCGGTGGCTACGCACAGCAAGATGCGGAAGAAGTGTGGATCCGGATTGTGAATGCGCTCGGGACGTACCTTGCTGGCCCCGACGGCAAGGACCGATTTGTTCCGCGGTTCCTCACCGGGCACATGGCCACCACGCGTTCCTTGGCCGAGACGGCGGAGgaggagcgcagcgtgaGCGAGGAGCCGTTTCTCATGCTCCAATGCAACATCTCGAGCAGCACCAACGACATGAGCGCCGGCATCCTGGATACCCTCACGCAAAAGATTGAGAAGCATTCCACACAGCTGGGCCGCACCGCAGTGTACAACGAGCAGAGCAGAATTGCGCGTTTGCCCATGTACCTGGCGGTGCACTTTGTCCGGTTCTATTGGCGCCGCGATATCAATAAAAAGACCAAGATCATGCGCAAGGTCAAGTTTCCCGTGGAACTTGATGCGAGCGTGTTTGCCACAGACGAGCtcaaggagcgcatgctgcCTGCCAGCCGTGCGTACAGGGCCACTgccaaagagcgcgaggagcgcgccaGAGttcgcaagcgcgccaagacgcACACAGCCGGGCCCACGGACGAGAGTGCGCCGTTCACCGCGCGCCAGGACGGCAATGTGCCCAGCGACAaggaagaagaggcgctgcgggccaaggagctgcaggaGATTGAACAGGCAATCGATCCCGACCTGCGCGCCGATACGGGCTGCAACGCCACTGGCCTGTACGAGCTTGCAGGCATTGTTACACACAAAGGCGCGGCTGCCGATGCGGGCCATTACATTTCGTGGGTGCGCAAAGACGATGGGAAGACGCAGCAAGTTCCGTCGAATGCGTGGTACAAGTTTGACGACGAGAACGCATCCATTGTCGATACGGAAAAGATCCAGTCGCTGTATGGTGGAGGCGAGGATTCGGTTGCCTATATCTTGTTGTACCGCGCCAAGACAATGGGCGGAGCGAGCGAGGGCCACTGA
- the NOC2 gene encoding Nucleolar Complex 2 protein (EggNog:ENOG503NWMH; COG:J; BUSCO:EOG09262N5O), with translation MAKAAKRTKKFIKNKLDTTLEQRRTQKKKAVHFKENKARKERRGHRDAEEEDGDEEEEEDKDGGMSVDAFLQGGFHEEMDEEDEDEDEDEGADDMLDAMEDVSDEEDHAQDLEKLAENDPEFYRYLQENDKNLLNFGSDDEEMGEEDAPAGDDDDDDDENEQQIPVVTAAMLQTWQRAILKHHSLRALRRILLAYRAAVFMGDEHVHLAYRVLDGDVFSSVVMAALKYTPMALQHHIPTKRAAEGRFKVPTHTKKWSLLVRPVRSYFLSTVQLLRTLSDPTMVYAALTESAKMVPYLHHDRRVMRDYVKVLLQLWSTATDRVRLAAFSCLYLVTASAFDEEMIDFCLKSTYHAFVRSSKLTTPHTMPNIVLMKNTACELFALHPEASYQQAFGFIRQLAISLRNCLKIKTKEQYQAVLNWPYIHCLDFWSLALAHTCAEAESNMRPLIYPLVQVALGVARLVPISRYFPLRLHVVQTMQRLVQCTGVYIPLAPLMLEVFDSPEFQRKPKGATLKPLDLETTLRAPQAYVRTKVYADQLADAYAFALLEFLASQALNIAFPEMVIPVAVQLRRLLKSGTSARLHECVKPVLDKVQQNTTWIEQKRSTVEFAPQDHGAVDNFLRDTTQEAPLASALRLARKVREQKRKLLEQTTHVVGDDEE, from the coding sequence atggcgaAAGCGGCGAAGCGGACAAAAAAGTTTATCAAGAACAAGCTGGATAcgacgctcgagcagcggcgcacgcagaaGAAAAAGGCTGTGCATTTCAAAGAGAAtaaggcgcgcaaagagcgacgcggccaccgcgatgcagaagaagaggacggagacgaggaggaagaagaggacaAGGATGGTGGGATGAGTGTCGACGCGTTCCTCCAGGGCGGATTTCACGAGGAGATGGAtgaggaggacgaggacgaggacgaggacgagggCGCTGACGATATGCTCGACGCGATGGAAGACGTTTCCGACGAAGAAGACCACGCGCAGGACCTCGAAAAACTCGCGGAAAACGACCCCGAGTTCTACCGGTACTTGCAAGAAAATGATAAAAATTTGCTTAATTTCGGCAGCGACGATGAAGAGATGGGAGAGGAAGATGCGCCGGCgggcgacgacgacgacgacgacgacgaaaaTGAGCAGCAGATTCCTGTGGTCACAGCGGCCATGCTCCAGACgtggcagcgcgccatACTCAAGCACCACTCGCTGCGTGCTCTCCGCCGCATTCTGCTTGCATACCGCGCGGCAGTATTCATGGGCGATGAGCACGTCCACCTCGCATACCGCGTGCTGGACGGCGACGTTTTCTCCAGCGTCGTTATGGCCGCGCTCAAATACACGCCGATGGCTCTGCAGCATCACATCCccacaaagcgcgccgccgaagGCCGTTTCAAGGTGCCGACACACACTAAGAAATGGAGCTTGCTTGTGCGCCCCGTGCGTAGCTACTTTTTAAGCACCGttcagctgctgcgcacactTTCTGATCCGACGATGGTGTACGCAGCGCTGACCGAGTCGGCTAAAATGGTGCCGTATTTGCACCACGACCGCCGTGTGATGCGCGACTATGTCAAGGTGCTCCTCCAGCTCTGGTCCACCGCCACCGACCGCGTCAGGCTTGCGGCATTCTCGTGCCTGTACCTCGTCACGGCGTCGGCATTCGACGAAGAAATGATCGACTTTTGTCTCAAGTCGACGTACCACGCTTTTGTGCGCAGCTCTAAACTTACCACGCCCCACACGATGCCCAACATTGTGCTGATGAAAAACACCGCGTGCGAGCTGTTTGCCTTGCACCCCGAGGCGTCATACCAGCAAGCGTTTGGCTTTATTCGCCAGCTGGCCAtttcgctgcgcaactGCCTCAAGATCAAGACCAAAGAGCAGTACCAAGCAGTGCTCAATTGGCCCTATATCCACTGCCTTGATTTCTGGTCGCTCGCCCTCGCGCATACGTGCGCCGAGGCAGAGAGCAACATGCGCCCGCTCATCTATCCCCTCGTCCAAGTTGCGCTTGGtgtcgcgcggcttgtgccGATCTCGCGCTACTTTCCCCTGCGTCTGCACGTCGTgcagacgatgcagcgTCTTGTGCAGTGCACCGGCGTGTACATTCCACTCGCCCCGCTCATGCTCGAGGTGTTTGACAGCCCCGAGTTCCAGCGGAAGCCCAAAGGCGCGACGCTGAAGCCCCTCGATCTGGAGACGAcactgcgtgcgccgcaggcgtACGTGCGCACAAAGGTCTATGCCGACCAGCTCGCGGACGCGTATGCTTTTGCCCTGCTCGAGTTTCTCGCGTCCCAAGCGCTGAATATTGCTTTTCCTGAGATGGTCATCCCCGTCGCCGTtcagctgcgccgcttgctcaAGTCGGGCACGAGTGCACGACTGCACGAGTGCGTCAAGCCGGTGCTCGACAAGGTCCAGCAGAACACGACGTGGATCGAGCAGAAGCGGAGCACGGTGGAGTTTGCCCCGCAGGACCACGGCGCCGTGGACAATTTTTTGCGCGATACGACGCAAGAGGCGCCGCTTGCAAGTGCCCTGAGACTGGCGCGTAAAGTGCGCGAACAGAaacgcaagctgctcgaaCAGACGACACATGTCGTTGGGGATGACGAGGAATAG
- a CDS encoding uncharacterized protein (EggNog:ENOG503P4J3; COG:S), whose translation MTVLPHQASSSTHVTSQPCATSNVPASAAQPASHARTDPCIAELAPETLARIFAFLDPRTLARCAATCRSWHAVVQLDITWRTAFSITFGLEEREDKIAASIHQGVPGATSLRIAPALRRLDPASWRAEFASRVAILRRWRKSRTSVILTDPRIATLDALALSASHRFVLSLSYECSLASRSNAFTGKVAKEFLHARGFATTAPNGQPNMDHSPPCTALAADPLASYVVWGQRCGDVGLTAIDWRGQNARGTFQHRTFPRQEAHRAPVSAIAFPIGGESVRQQSGDAALTFATASADGTVVLWHPKHDAALWRGAVPSSDEPLGTMDRLAYRSADGILAAGTRSGAVLVWAHIPTKALAAHAIHGRPPVESHVQCITIAPAPFASTQAADAPRISSLVLDTYDATKEHISLLVHYTHARFFLRHTLTPASRAVHTTVFGAPSISQITSVHCNFDARASPPLASQRRSTRFQERSFVCAGTASGGIGVWEWDAQAPLDDAWLLEEHSVHCDAQALPALVLDGHHNAITALYSTPALLFAGTEDGTIKAFDTLTGTLVRVFNERTARRQPARLLANGSLGAEHAARFRVNQIVAHDELFVAAIGPQVLAWRTQHAADADVPAKRATAAPRHGRPTQRLQMRKALDRAAQEEQEILEAEEKERGAIAAQQRMAHSKLQGRLDEDTALDYALMLSREEAEQTALTDEFASDLMYGEPDMHDGMADAVLLRSPTLSALAASPNTSTRAWDMLQQAGKAASTTDGEGASKLRTVSIPRSARLTPSTASQGSVGSCNSMSPMASPADWPGMAQQSSKTPSLGAWARSSPALRSVDARQGTALARHDGAGLSSQTAAALASQPPSWSLEDEEEDDELRLALALSLAEHESNTL comes from the coding sequence TCCAGCACACACGTCACCTCTCAGCCATGCGCTACATCTAACGTACCCGCTAGCGCCGCCCAACCTGCCTCGCACGCCCGCACAGACCCATGCATagccgagcttgcgccCGAGACGCTCGCGCGAATCTTTGCATTCCTCGATCCACGCACTCTTGCGCGATGTGCAGCAACCTGCAGGTCATGGCACGCCGTTGTCCAGCTTGACATTacttggcgcaccgcattcTCCATCACCTTTGgcctcgaggagcgcgaagaCAAGATCGCAGCGTCTATACACCAAGGCGTCCCTGGTGCGACGAGCCTGCGCATTGCTCCTGCTCTCCGCCGCCTGGATCCGGCGTCGTGGCGCGCTGAatttgcgtcgcgcgtcgcgattCTCCGCCGCTGGCGCAAATCACGCACCTCGGTCATCTTGACAGATCCACGCATTGCCACGCTCGATGCACTCGCGCTTTCCGCATCGCACCGCTTCGTGCTGAGCCTCTCGTATGAATGTAGccttgcatcgcgctcgaACGCGTTTACCGGCAAGGTCGCGAAAGAGTTTCTCCATGCGCGCGGATTTGCAACCACGGCGCCCAACGGCCAGCCGAATATGGACCATAGTCcgccgtgcacagcgctcgCTGCCGATCCACTCGCGAGCTATGTCGTATGGggccagcgctgcggcgatGTGGGCCTCACTGCGATCGATTGGCGAGGACAAAACGCGCGGGGCACATTCCAGCACCGCACCTTTCCACGCCAGgaagcgcaccgcgcgcctgtATCTGCCATTGCATTCCCTATTGGCGGGGAAAGTGTGCGGCAGCAGTCTGGAGACGCCGCATTGACGTTTGCCACCGCGTCTGCGGACGGGACAGTCGTGCTGTGGCATCCAAAGCACGACGCCGCCttgtggcgcggcgccgttcCGTCCAGCGACGAGCCGCTGGGCACGATGGACCGTCTTGCCTACCGCTCCGCAGACGGAATTCTTGCGGCCGGCACGCGTTCCGGTGCTGTGTTGGTATGGGCGCACATACCGACCAAAGCGCTCGCCGCACACGCCATTCATGGCCGTCCCCCCGTCGAGTCGCATGTCCAGTGCATCACCATTGCTCCTGCGCCCTTCGCCAGCACACAGGCAgccgacgcgccgaggaTCAGCAGCTTGGTCTTGGATACGTACGACGCGACGAAGGAGCACATCTCCCTCCTTGTCCACTATACCCACGCACGCTTCTTTTTACGGCATACCCTCACGCCCGCTtctcgcgctgtgcacaccACCGTCTTTGGAGCCCCGTCCATCTCGCAAATCACCTCGGTGCACTGCAACTTTGACGCGCGTGCTTCGCCGCCTCTCGCaagccagcgccgctccacGCGTTTCCAAGAGCGCAGTTTTGTATGCGCAGGCACCGCCTCGGGCGGCATCGGTGTTTGGGAATGGGAtgcccaagcgccgctggacgatgcatggctgctcgaggagcacAGCGTGCACTGCGACGCACAGGCCCTCCCTGCGCTGGTCCTCGACGGCCACCACAATGCCATCACCGCACTCTATAGCACgcccgcgctgcttttcgCAGGAACAGAGGACGGGACGATCAAGGCGTTTGACACACTTACCGGCACCCTTGTCCGCGTATTCAATGAACGCACCGCACGACGACAGcccgcgcgcttgctggCGAATGGCAGCCTtggtgccgagcatgccgcgcgcttccgcgTGAACCAaatcgtcgcgcacgacgagcTGTTTGTCGCGGCGATTGGGCCACAAGTCCTTGCCTGGCGGACGCAGCATGCGGCCGATGCAGACGTGccggccaagcgcgcgacggcagcgccgcgccacggACGCCcaacgcagcgcttgcaaatGCGCAAGGCACTGGACAGAGCCGCGCAGGAAGAGCAGGAGATTCTGGAGGCCGaggaaaaagagcgcggtgccattgcggcgcagcagcgcatggcgcaTTCGAAGCTGCAAGGGCGGCTCGATGAAGACACCGCGCTGGACTATGCGCTCATGCTCAGTCGCGAAGAAGCGGAGCAGACGGCACTCACCGACGAGTTTGCCAGCGACCTGATGTACGGCGAGCCCGACATGCACGACGGCATGGCGGAtgctgtgctgctgcgctcgccgacactgagcgcgcttgcagccTCGCCAAACACATCTACACGCGCGTGGGATATGCTGCAGCAGGCAGGGAAGGCCGCGAGCACAACCGATGGCGAGGGGGcgagcaagctgcgcaccgtTTCCATtccgcgctctgcgcgcctTACTCCCAGTACCGCGTCGCAGGGCTCGGTTGGTTCCTGCAATTCCATGTCACCCATGGCAAGTCCTGCCGACTGGCCGggcatggcgcagcagagTAGCAAAACGCCGAGTCTGGGGGCGTGGGCGCGGAGCAGTCCTGCATTGCGCTCTGTCGATGCTCGGCAAGgcactgcgctcgcgcggcacgacgGTGCGGGTTTGTCGAGCCAAACGGCAGCGGCCCTTGCGAGCCAGCCACCGAGCTGGAGTCTggaagacgaggaggaggatgacgagctgcgcttggcgcttgcgctctcGCTGGCCGAGCACGAGTCAAATACACTGTAG